In Triticum urartu cultivar G1812 chromosome 6, Tu2.1, whole genome shotgun sequence, the following proteins share a genomic window:
- the LOC125514541 gene encoding glutamine synthetase: MALLTDLLNLDLTDSTEKIIAEYIWIGGSGMDLRSKARTLPGPVTDPSKLPKWNYDGSSTGQAPGEDSEVILYPQAIFKDPFRKGNNILVMCDCYTPAGVPIPTNKRYNAAKIFSNPDVAKEEPWYGIEQEYTLLQKDINWPLGWPVGGFPGPQGPYYCSIGADKSFGRDIVDAHYKACLFAGVNISGINGEVMPGQWEFQVGPTVGISAGDQVWVARYLLERITEIAGVVVTFDPKPIPGDWNGAGAHTNYSTESMRKDGGFKVIVDAVEKLKLKHKEHIAAYGEGNERRLTGKHETADINTFSWGVANRGASVRVGRETEQNGKGYFEDRRPASNMDPYVVTSMIAETTILWKP; the protein is encoded by the exons GATCGGCGGATCTGGCATGGATCTCAGGAGCAAGGCCAGG ACCCTCCCCGGCCCGGTCACGGATCCCAGCAAGCTGCCCAAGTGGAACTACGACGGCTCCAGCACCGGCCAGGCCCCCGGCGAGGACAGCGAGGTCATCCTGTA CCCACAGGCCATCTTCAAGGACCCGTTCAGGAAGGGCAACAACATCCTT GTCATGTGCGATTGCTACACCCCAGCTGGAGTGCCAATCCCCACCAACAAGAGATACAACGCTGCCAAGATCTTTAGCAACCCTGATGTTGCCAAGGAGGAGCCATG GTATGGTATTGAGCAGGAGTACACCCTCCTACAGAAGGACATCAACTGGCCTCTCGGCTGGCCTGTTGGTGGATTCCCTGGTCCTCAG GGTCCTTACTACTGTAGTATTGGTGCTGACAAGTCGTTTGGGCGTGACATAGTTGACGCTCACTACAAGGCCTGCCTCTTTGCCGGTGTCAACATCAGTGGCATCAATGGCGAGGTCATGCCCGGACAG TGGGAGTTCCAAGTCGGCCCGACTGTTGGCATTTCTGCTGGCGACCAAGTGTGGGTCGCTCGCTACCTTCTTGAG AGGATCACTGAGATCGCCGGAGTTGTCGTCACATTTGACCCCAAGCCCATCCCAGGCGACTGGAACGGTGCTGGTGCTCACACAAACTACAG TACCGAGTCGATGAGGAAGGACGGCGGGTTCAAGGTCATCGTGGATGCTGTGGAGAAGCTCAAGCTCAAGCACAAGGAGCACATCGCCGCCTACGGCGAGGGCAACGAGCGCCGCCTCACCGGCAAGCACGAGACCGCCGACATCAACACCTTCAGCTGG GGCGTCGCAAACCGTGGCGCGTCGGTGCGCGTGGGCCGGGAGACGGAGCAGAACGGCAAGGGCTACTTCGAGGACCGCCGGCCGGCGTCCAACATGGACCCATACGTGGTCACCTCGATGATCGCCGAGACCACCATCCTGTGGAAGCCCTGA